The Lactuca sativa cultivar Salinas chromosome 2, Lsat_Salinas_v11, whole genome shotgun sequence genome includes a window with the following:
- the LOC111911692 gene encoding uncharacterized protein LOC111911692, with the protein MQQTTNQPSPTTQPSIQVEAGSSKKGKRKGKSIAVETENADVPQWWTLEEEYALTAAWCATSKNELRGNGMKKMSLLGGGARKWGMITKRFSKFNDIYNRLEAQQQSGTNDFDLFKSAKEQYRVEMGHVFDFEKSWELLRADPKWNKMPTSSEVRSKMSRNSSPVDVSDARTNISLNADDDEIPDDIQEISPPRRPPGRDKARRAARHAEEVETRAKDTVEMRAKFDEHNLLIKEKNDLKRRHLEFLERQTREKQKQKESELMTHQLSILRTNEEGLTPTDLAVLQAMKEQIRKKYLG; encoded by the exons ATGCAACAAACAACCAACCAACCATCGCCTACAACACAAccatcaattcaagtggaagcGGGAAGTAGTaagaaagggaaaaggaaagggAAATCAATAGCGGTAGAAACAGAAAATGCAGACGTTCCACAATGGTGGACACTGGAGGAGGAATACGCTTTGACGGCGGCTTGGTGTGCTACTTCAAAAAACGAACTTCGcggaaatggaatgaaaaaaaTGAGCTTATTGGGGGGCGGTGCTCG CAAATGGGGTATGATAACTAAGCGGTTCAGCAAATTCAACGATATTTACAACCGGCTTGAGGCGCAACAACAAAGCGGAACCAACGACTTCGATTTGTTCAAATCTGCTAAGGAACAATATCGGGTCGAAATGGGTCATGTTTTcgactttgaaaaatcatgggaattGTTGCGAGCGGATCCAAAGTGGAATAAAATGCCTACATCGTCGGAGGTTCGATCCAAAATGTCTCGCAATTCTAGCCCGGTCGACGTGTCGGACGCACGGACTAACATTAGCCTAAACGCCGATGACGATGAGATCCCGGATGATATCCAAGAGATATCCCCACCACGACGACCGCCCGGACGCGACAAAGCGAGGCGCGCTGCAAGACATGCGGAGGAGGTGGAGACGAGAGCAAAAGATACGGTGGAAATGAGAGCGAAATTCGACGAgcacaatttattaataaaagaaaaaaatgactTGAAACGTCGTCATTTGGAGTTTCTGGAAAGGCAGACACGGGAGAAGCAGAAGCAAAAAGAGAGTGAACTAATGACACATCAGTTGTCAATTCTTCGGACAAACGAGGAGGGTTTAACTCCTACTGATCTAGCGGTGctacaagcgatgaaggaacaaaTTAGAAAAAAATATTTGGGTTAA
- the LOC111911693 gene encoding uncharacterized protein LOC111911693, which produces MLGSLDCLHWAWENCPTTYHGQFTRGDHGHPTVILETVASQDMLIWHAFFGSPGSINDINVLNRSLIFNNIYDESAPDSSFQVRGMPYKYGYYLVDGIYPEYAVFVKSFSAPHGSRRKKFKRAQKRARKDVERAFGALKKRWFILKKPPAYLDEEKLQEIMYTCIILPNMIIEDEGRMICAFDEEETIPETQSIEIGGEDYINRRAKIRCTETFHNLRNDLVEHIYGGSKH; this is translated from the coding sequence ATGCTAGGAAGCTTAGATTGTCTCCATTGGGCATGGGAAAATTGCCCTACAACATATCATGGGCAATTTACCCGAGGTGATCATGGTCACCCAACGGTCATACTTGAAACAGTTGCATCACAAGATATGTTGATTTGGCATGCTTTTTTTGGTTCTCCTGGTTCGATTAACGACATCAACGTTCTTAACCGTTCACTAATATTTAACAACATATATGATGAATCGGCACCAGATTCTTCTTTTCAAGTGCGTGGAATGCCATATAAGTATGGTTATTATCTGGTCGATGGAATCTATCCTGAGTATGCTGTGTTTGTTAAATCGTTTTCAGCTCCACATGGTTCTAGACGAAAGAAATTCAAGAGAGCTCAAAAAAGAGCTAGGAAGGATGTTGAGCGTGCTTTTGGAGCTCTGAAGAAACGGTGGTTCATATTGAAAAAACCACCAGCTTATTTGGACGAGGAAAAACTTCAAgaaatcatgtatacatgtattatATTGCCTAACATGATTATTGAAGACGAAGGAAGAATGATATGTGCGTTTGACGAGGAAGAAACCATACCAGAGACACAATCAATAGAAATTGGTGGCGAAGACTATATAAACAGGAGAGCAAAGATACGTTGCACTGAAACATTTCACAATCTTCGCAATGACTTAGTGGAACACATTTACGGGGGTTCAAAACATTAA